A single genomic interval of Candidatus Bipolaricaulis anaerobius harbors:
- a CDS encoding metallopeptidase family protein, whose product MAVEMSRDRFERLVQDALAELPPEFQRYLNGLEVRVEDYPDDELMAEWGLVPPDYPFGMYEGPSLPDVDTPRDFPGTIVLYQRPLETWCHNVAELRDQVRRTVYHELGHRFGFSDEGMLDELRGGAGTPWSEGARQAEAERHLRQAEHDLGAAEALLAAGSLDWALDAALVAADRSLRALLLSRGEDPEAIAHDGIPDLLARAVRHVPELRSLRPLLRLDGIALDMGDAGAPPPAERVRPRTAHDAVAYARELLAAARHARGGG is encoded by the coding sequence ATGGCCGTGGAGATGAGTCGGGACAGGTTCGAGCGGCTGGTGCAGGACGCCCTGGCCGAGCTCCCCCCGGAGTTCCAGCGGTACCTGAATGGCCTCGAGGTGCGGGTCGAGGACTACCCGGACGACGAGCTGATGGCGGAGTGGGGCCTCGTCCCCCCCGACTACCCGTTTGGGATGTACGAGGGGCCATCGCTCCCTGACGTGGACACGCCGCGCGACTTCCCGGGGACGATCGTCCTCTACCAGCGCCCGCTCGAGACGTGGTGCCACAACGTGGCCGAACTCCGCGATCAGGTGCGACGGACGGTGTACCACGAGCTCGGGCACCGATTTGGGTTCTCCGACGAGGGGATGCTCGACGAGCTCCGCGGTGGGGCGGGCACACCCTGGTCGGAGGGTGCACGCCAGGCGGAGGCCGAGCGCCACCTTCGTCAGGCGGAGCACGACCTGGGGGCAGCCGAAGCACTGCTCGCGGCGGGGAGCCTCGACTGGGCGCTCGATGCCGCCCTCGTCGCCGCCGACCGCAGCCTGCGGGCCCTCCTCCTCTCTCGCGGAGAGGACCCGGAGGCGATCGCCCACGATGGGATCCCCGACCTCCTCGCCCGCGCTGTCCGCCACGTCCCCGAGCTGCGCTCGCTTCGGCCCCTCCTCCGCTTAGATGGGATCGCGCTCGACATGGGCGACGCCGGCGCCCCACCCCCGGCGGAACGGGTCCGACCGCGGACCGCGCACGATGCGGTGGCCTATGCGCGAGAGCTTCTCGCGGCGGCCCGCCACGCGCGGGGGGGAGGATGA